GTAACAGGCATCTGATTCAACAGAAAACTGTACAATGCGTTCGCTATATTGACAGGTTGGTTGTTTAGAAAAAAAGACAAGGTTGGCtaagattgttgacaacatgtaaactatatttcgtctccaatgtttattgaaaacaaatacatttgcacaataagcacttgttgtctctgatacagttgttggttagctggTGAATTTTAGCCATATTGACATAGAtgtgacatcagtcaaaacaagacatggtatcaagaacaagatgaaactaGCTGAAACAAGCCACTTATGATTCCCCacatagctagcaacaatgataAGAAGTAgccatctggccatccagaatcacaacagcaCACAGACTTCTGCCCCAACTAACCCGtctataccttttttttttttaaatgtagcaaTATCTACAATATTCACAGAATTAATTGTACACTATACCACTAAAATGTAGTTCTTATTTACATGTATTGTGAAATAGGTTTGATTCGGCCTTTTCTCCATACAACTCTGTCTCAATAGTAGTCTATACATTGCAATGTGCATGCAATAGATGTCAGAAGTCTGAATGGATGTGTTTTGCTGTGGGTAGATCCTGGAGctgctggtacagagagacaaagagttcCAGGAGCTGATGAGGGTGGCCCATGAGCAGGGCAAGGTGCACCAGGAGATGCAGGTCCTTGAGAaggaggtggagaagagagacagcGACATCCAGCAGCTCCAGAAACAGCTGAAGGAGGCTGAACATATACTGGTGAGTACAGCAGAGCTGAGGACAAATGAGAAATCCTAAAGAGACTATAAAATGGGTCACATTTTATTAACAGGCAATTTGAACAAAACAGCACTTTGTTTCTGACTTTGATTCAACCTAACCTTTTTACCCAAACCTCTCTTCTAGGCGACTGCTGTATACCAAGCAAAGGAGAAACTGAAATCTATTGATAAGGCCAAAAAAGGTGAGCCTGATTTTCACAGCATTCATCTGAATAGCCGGAGAACTTTATGATAAATACTACCAAAGATAATACATGAAACTAAAAGTACTGTTGTCTTTCAGGGAGCATCTCCTCAGAAGAGATCATCAAATATGCCCACAGGATCAGTGCCAGCAATGCAGTCTGTGCCCCTCTCAACTGGGTACCAGGTATGTCCTGTTTCTGCCCATTTGAGCTTCTGTTATGCTGTCTTCGATGCCCTCTATTTTTCAACCCCCACCCCCGCCAGATCCTTCTTCCCTTGCATGTTCCTTCTCTCCAGAATGGAAATTCCTCTCAGTACTGATGGGGAATATTTGAACCTCAGTCACTATCATAGCCGTCACTTGCATTCACAATACTACTGTAATTACTCTTCAATCAACTTCATGGCATATTCCTTATAACAGGTGATCCGCGTAGACCTTACCCCACTGACCTGGAGATGCGCAGTGGATTGTTGGGTCACATGAGCAACCTGCCAACCAATGGCGTGAATGGACACCTCCCTGGAGATGCACTGGCAGCTGGGAGATTGCCAGGTATGCTTTCGGTTTGTGTGGTTTCACCTTTCGACAAATGGAATCAACTGTTTTTGTCTTCTCCTAGGATCTGTGTTTTGATATGTTTCTGTGAAATATACTGTAATACTAACCCTATCACTGTTTAATTACTCTTTCTTCCCTCCCTTCATCAGATGTGCTCACCCCCCAGTACCCCTGGCAACCATCAGATGTCTCAGTGGGCATGCTCCCCCCTCACCATGGCAACGACTTTGGGCTGGAGCCCCCCGGCCACAACAAAGAGAACGAGGACGACGTGGAGGCCATGTCTACAGACTCATCTAGCAGCAGCAGCGACTCGGActaagtgtgtgtctgtctctgtctgcccatctgtgtgtgtatatctgacTCTGATTTGGGAATTGGACACACCCAGTACCTCGTAGAGCCAGCTATCCATCACACCCATAACATTTACGATAAGCATCAGTTGATACAGGGTTAGCTATCCGATATAGCAAACAACTACATAGAATCCAGAGAATATTGAGAGATACTCATCTCACGGTCTTGTTTTTCTCTGACCCTCTCTATTCCCGGCTTGTTGATGAGACATTTGTACAACACTATCTGTGATCCCCAATGTAATATCACCAGCTCTCTGTAAAGTCCACTGCATCagttcaggggtgtattcattagtcagaTTCGGTAATGGAACACAGTTTGCAATGAAAACAAATGTTTCTATTGACAAATTTGGGTAGGTCCCGCCCCGTTTCGTTTGGTTCCTAGAGTAAACGGtttccgttgcaaaatgttttggaaCAGACAAAATGTTGTGCAATAGAATCCGACTAAGGAATACACCCCAGGGTAATGTCTGGTACTACGTGACTGATAACAGACATATTCCTTTTGTTGTCTATCAGGTTCCCCTTTTTGTTTCTTTGCTGTTTTTTTAGACTGGCAATGGGGAATAGTGTTGAAAAGTACATGTACCTTTGTGTAGGAAGGAATATAACAGtatttcattaaaaaaagaaggaaaaaaaagaatGTTGTTGCTGATTCGAACCCAAGTGCTCCTTATCGCTGCTATTGCTGAAAACATGTCACCAGGAGTGGATTTTGAAATTGTAGGTGCACTTACCTgagttaactttttttttttcaaaagtaaAAACTGCTTATTTCAGGCAAGATTCATCAAGCACACCTTATATTCTTTATATTGAAAAACGGCATATTAATTGACTGATGGCTTGTTGCTCCATGTGTAAATAAGGCTGTATATATTGTAGTTTTTTTTCAGGCTTGTAAATAAATATAACTTTTGAGTAAATACTTTGTGTGGTGCTGATATCCTTGATACCATTTGACAGGACATTGTATAGTTTTAAGAATGCGCAATGTTGAGTTGACTTGaccatatgtatttatttatagccatgtCTTCAAATTGTAAAGACCATGGAATGTGCACCAAGCCTGTGTAAGGGGCACTTGGTTTACTACGCATGCGCCCAATTTATCGTTCGCTTCAGGGAAGGAAACATGGCGGCGTCCCTGATTTGTGGCCGATTTTCGGCTAGCCTGAGAAATTCTGGGGCAAGATCGATACTTACCACTGCATCCAAGGTAAGTGTGCGTTGGAAAAAAGGGGACGAAATCCGTCTGCCTGTAGCTGTGATAATGTTTTTGCTGCACCATCTTCGACGTCCAAAATTCCCCAAAAAGAGACAGGGTCATATTTGACATTAGCTCATCGCCATTGAGGCTGCTAGGAAACTGGCTATGCTAGCTACCTAGACATTGCTCATGTTTATCTTACTATCCAGCTAGTTACTTTCACTTGCTAGCGATGGCAAAATGAATGTATTTATAAAACGACTAAATGTATTAAAAGACAAGTCATTTTGGGGGTACAGGGATTTGCGTTTGCTAACAAGAGATTTTCCGCTCACATAGTTctaaacacagtgacctccaacACCAAAGCGCCGACGTCAGAACGGGATGAATGGAGGCTATGCGACATCGAGACTGTCGGCATCTGAGATTTAGCTAAATAGGTTAGCTACAATAGGCAGCTAGCTAACTGTCCGATTTCTAAGAGTTAGTGGGCCTTTATACATTCGAGAAACGTTTTTGGTGTCGATTCAATTGACGCCCAAATGACATGTTTGATGAATTCCTCTTTCATATCCGCAAACTTCCACTATTGACACACACGTTACTCCACATTTGtgttgtgtgtatctgtgtgtgcccTCTTTTGTATGGATGTAACAATTCTCATTCAGTGTCCTTGCACAGACGATGTACTCCCCCTGACATGAGTAGGTACTGTAATTTCACTGCTTCACTAGTGTTAATGTACTCTCTCCCTacatcactttctctctcctctatccccttctcactccctctctcaaggTGCTGGGTGGTTCCTCTGGCCTGCTTGGGCCTCAGCAGCAGTCCCCCcacctgcagcagcagcagaggaacCTCTCCCTGCATGAGTACATGAGCATTGGTCTGCTCAAAGAggctggtgtctgtgtgcccgaGGGCAAGGTGGCCAGCTCACCCGATGAGGCCTACTCTGTTGCCAAGGAGATTGGTAATCCATAGCCTAATAGGATGTGGGCAAATAAATTGCAGTAGAGTAAATTGGGGATAAACACTTTGAATTGACAGTAGGCTTATATTATGTCAGACCAGGTAGTAGTGAGTCTATGTATTAACTAACTAATCTTCTTTGATGTTTGACTGAGTCAGGTATGGTCTGAGAGTGGGATGTATACTGTAATCTAGGGATGCCCCAGTATCATCGTAGTGCCATACTGAGAGCTCCGATAGAATGGCTGGAAGTTCATAATACCTCATAAGAGTTCAAAAGAcagtagggccgggacgataccaggATCGCAATACTCGTTAGTGTCGTGGCatggaaacaaaacaaaaagtggATTTgactttaggaaaacagccctaatgttgtcTGTCATCCACGGTCACATTTATTTTCAAAAGctgtagcacacaatattttacgtactgcaggtttttaaaggaccaaagagtttggtctgcttcgtgttttcatttttttccTGGAAAAAAATATTGCTGTACTGGTATCGTCACAGCTCTAAAAGACAGCAGTTTAGGGCTGTCCCCAACttatgtttttctgtattttttagcTTACGACCTATGACTGCTAACGATATCTAGGGATGGTTCACTGAGTGCTCACATCCtaaaatatacacatttcaccTCACATGACCATTATGCACATTACGCATGGTGGTGGTGGATTTTTTTTAACTTCAATTCACTTTTGCGCATAGTCaatcacagtggtggaaaaagtacccaattgtcatacttcatTTAAAGTAAAGAtgataatagaaaatgactcaagctaaagtgaaagtcacccagtaaattactacttgagaaaaagtcaaagtatttggttttaaatatacttaagtatcaaaagtaaatgtaatgacaaaaatgtatttaagtatcaaaagttaaagtatGAATAATTTCTAATTACTAATATTAAGCAGACCAGTAggcacaatacattttttttaagtttatggatagccaggggtacactccaacactcagacataatttacaaacaaagcatttgtgtttagtgagtctgccagatcagaggcagtacggatgaccagggatgttctcttgataagtgtgtgaattggaccattttctgtcctgctaagcattcaaaatgtaacgagtacttttgggtgtcagggaaaatgtatagagtaaaaagcacaatattttctttaggattgtagtgaagtaaaagtaacagttgtcaaaaatattaatagtaaagtacagatgcccCCAAAAACTACCTAAGTagcactttaaagtattttacaccactgcttaatCATAATCAGAGgtatactacatgaccaaaagtatgtggacaactgctcattgaacatctcattccaaaatcatgggcattaatatggagttggtcctcccattgctgctataatagcctttgctattctgagaaggctttccactagatgttggaacattgctgcggcgaCTTGCATCCATTCACCCAAcatcattagtgaggtcgggcaatgaAGTTGGGCgataggcctggctcacagtcggcgttccaattcatgccaaaggtgttcaatggggttgaggtcagggctctgtgcaggccagtcaagttcttccacactgatctcaacagaccatttctgtatggacctcgctttgtgcacgggggcattgtcatgctgaaacaggaaagggccttccccaaactgttgccacaaagttgggagcacagaatcatatagaatgtcattgtatgctgtagcgttaagatttcccgtgactggagctaaggggcctagcccaaaccatgaaaaacagccccagaccattattcctcctccacccaaCGTTTCAGTTGGTCCCATGCATTGGTGCAGtaagcattctcctggcatccgccaaacccagattactCTGTTGGACTTGTTGTGGAAAAATTCTTACACAGAGACACTCAAAGTCAAttttaaatgaatcattgtttgtcagcgtgctggagaggttccaaccaactcaatgcaccatagtacacatgtaAATCAGAAGCTCTGCCTGGGCAGACtcagcagttgtcttatatacagctatacacagacaagttatttttgcatgatttagcataattcatgaatcattaccgttttgtttcattcatgtgaccgaccaatactctttcataacatgtgacagaccaacacctcacaaggtttctcctctctaagctgagaccttgaaactgataACTTTCGTTAGTTCTTAAAACAACGTCtcggcgtactgccaaattgcagctatTGATAAGTGAGGATTTGTAGTcagccacttgcatgaacacagagattggtttatagaacagcacatAAATAGGACACAGAAATGAGTTACAAGAAAAGCACCAACATTCAAATTCCCATtacagactgccagatggtgaagcaccagagaacacgtttccactgctcaagagtccaatggaagtgagctttacaccactccagccgacacttggcattgtgcatggtgatcttaggcttgtgtgcggctgctcggccatagaaacccatttcatgaagctcccgacgaacagttcttgtgctgacgttgcttccagagacagtttggaacttggtagtgagtgttgcaaccgaggacatacGATTTTATGCGTTTTtcagtttccactgctccattggactctggagcagtggaaacacgttctctggagtgatgaatcacgcttcgccATCTTGCAgtctgatggacaaatctgggtttggcatatgacaggagaatgctacctccccaaatgcatagtgtcaactgtaaagtttggtggaggaggaataatggtctggggctggatcgggctaggccccttagttccagtgaagggaaatcttaatgctacagcatacaatgacattctagatgattctgtgctcccaattttgtggcaacagtttggggaatgccctttcctgtttcagcatgacaatgcacaaagcgaggtccatatagaaagGGTTTGTCGATTGGTGTGGACgaacttcactggcctgcacagagccctgacctcaaccccatcgaacacctttgggatgaattggaacgccgactgtgagccaggcccaatcgcccaacatcagtatctgacctcactaatgctgttgtggctgaatggaagcaagtccccacagcaatgttccaatacaCAAGGTGAACTTACTAAACTACTCTACAATGTGTATTACCATGAACTTCAAATAGGCCTACCGGTAGACATTTATGTGTTAAAATAAATATGTGGGTGAACTCCGATTGCTGGTCGCAGTGTAAAAGGCCATGCTCCCTATGCTTTCAagtgcatatttttttttaaggcgGGTAAATGCCGTTTACCTTACAGTAGGCCTACACCACTGCCGGTAGCCTATCCTCTCAGCCAAGGCAATTTTAAATACATGAACACACTCAGAATAGGTATCCTACATTCAATATAATACATGAGTTGAATCAAAGCACATTTTACACCCTAGAGTTGTCCATAATTCATGAGTTAATGCTTGGTCTTCACAGATTGTGTGACATAAAACACTACCTTTCTTTCCTTACATTAATGACATTTATGAGTGTTTGTCATTATTAAGCATTTTAatgaaaattacaattaaattacATCATTGAACTTAAACCCTGTACGAATTATGGATCTTGAAGATCTCTGAAAATGCACTGTAAATGAAACTATGCCTACGTAAAATGTAATGATGTTTCGCTGTGAAAACCGTTCTCATGGGCACTTAAATCccaaataatgtaggcctatgtcTTTTGCAAAATCGAATGCTTCTAACCCAAAGAGTTAACTATAGGCCTACTTTCATTAATGTAAACTTGGCGCATGAATTGGATGTGCAAtggtgtctagctgtagactAGTTCTCTAGTGACATCGTCAatcatcatcagctgatccaggaaagaaaacaaatattgaTAGAAAATAATGACGCTAAATAAATGCTACTACTTCTGGTCACGGAGAATGCATAGACCTGAAAAACAAAGCAATGAGCGCTCTAAACAGCTGACTGACAAAAGCAAATAATGATACATCAACGGATAAATCGAATGCATTGGAATAAAGGCTATTTTTATCAATTCTGAAAATGAGGAAGTATGCCTTCAAAGGAAAATCTATGCATCAAGGAGCTGAGGccaaaattcaattttttttattttaccttttatttaacaaggcaagtcagttaagaacaaattcttattttcattgatggcctaggaacagtgggttaactgccttgtgcaggggcagaacgacagatttttaccttttcagctcggggattcgatcttgcaacgtttcggttactagtccaacgctctaaccactaggctaccggctGCCCCCA
The DNA window shown above is from Salmo salar chromosome ssa25, Ssal_v3.1, whole genome shotgun sequence and carries:
- the LOC106586491 gene encoding mediator of RNA polymerase II transcription subunit 4; amino-acid sequence: MAVADKSTKERLLLVLDDLEVLSRELIEMLALSRSQKLPQGGEDTQILELLVQRDKEFQELMRVAHEQGKVHQEMQVLEKEVEKRDSDIQQLQKQLKEAEHILATAVYQAKEKLKSIDKAKKGSISSEEIIKYAHRISASNAVCAPLNWVPGDPRRPYPTDLEMRSGLLGHMSNLPTNGVNGHLPGDALAAGRLPDVLTPQYPWQPSDVSVGMLPPHHGNDFGLEPPGHNKENEDDVEAMSTDSSSSSSDSD